Proteins encoded in a region of the Vicia villosa cultivar HV-30 ecotype Madison, WI linkage group LG5, Vvil1.0, whole genome shotgun sequence genome:
- the LOC131603284 gene encoding protein NOI4-like: MASYEQQQGKPLPKFGEWDVNDPASAEGFTVIFNKARDEKKTGGGGSARINSQRRSDSRKDDDKSAKKKWFCFKP; the protein is encoded by the exons ATGGCTTCG TATGAACAACAACAAGGAAAGCCTTTACCCAAATTCGGAGAATGGGATGTAAATGATCCTGCATCAGCTGAAGGATTCACTGTTATATTCAACAAAGCCAGAGATGAGAAAAAAACTGGCGGGGGAGGATCAGCCCGAATTAATTCACAGCGAAGATCTGATTCGCGCAAGGATGACGATAAATCCGCCAAA aAAAAGTGGTTTTGCTTCAAACCATAG
- the LOC131603283 gene encoding uncharacterized protein LOC131603283: protein MFMLSLTLNCWSCCGSTSRAHTTYSPSIFTTLAHRSRYGTCCFAKKSLKKSKREGPPESYGGDISDEKFVQNDNLDTSLIPPAQNANPFPSRNAVLQACIITSGLIAAFGTVIRQVSHIASIEGLPVLDCSTEVSFGFEMWHLELITGLVVLISSSRYLLLKTWPDFAESSEAANRQVLSSLQPLDYIVVAFLPGISEELLFRGAVLPLLGMNWQSIGVAAFIFGVLHIGNGRKYSFAIWATFVGLAYGYATVLSSSLAVPIASHAVNNLIGGLLWKYTSKQK from the exons ATGTTCATGCTTTCTCTCACTCTCAACTGCTGGAGTTGTTGCGGTAGCACAAGTAGAGCTCACACCACATATTCTCCTTCTATCTTCACCACTCTAGCTCACA GAAGTAGATATGGCACATGTTGCTTTGCCAAGAAATCTTTGAAGAAATCCAAAAGAGAAGGACCACCAGAGTCATATGGTGGTGACATTTCAGATGAGAAATTTGTTCAAAATGATAATTTGGACACTTCTCTTATACCACCTGCTCAGAATGCTAACCCTTTTCCTTCCAGAAATGCTGTGCTTCAGGCTTGCATAATAACTTCTGGTCTTATAGCTGCGTTTGGGACAGTCATTCGCCAG GTGTCTCATATTGCGTCAATAGAAGGATTGCCGGTCTTGGATTGCTCTACAGAAGTATCAT TTGGTTTTGAAATGTGGCATCTTGAGTTGATTACAGGACTTGTAGTATTAATATCATCGAGCCGCTATTTGCTACTGAAGACTTGGCCAGATTTTGCCGAGTCCAGTGAGGCAGCCAATAGACAG GTCCTTAGCTCACTCCAACCTTTGGATTATATTGTCGTTGCATTTTTGCCTGGAATTAGCGAG GAACTACTTTTTCGTGGTGCAGTTCTGCCACTTTTAGGAATGAACTGGCAGAGTATTGGGGTAGCAGCTTTCATCTTTGGTGTTTTGCATATAGGCAACGGTCGAAAGTATTCCTTCGCCATTTG GGCAACCTTTGTTGGTCTTGCTTATGGATATGCTACAGTTTTATCTTCTAGCCTCGCAGTTCCCATCGCTTCTCATGCAGTGAACAACCTGATTGGAGGGCTTTTATGGAAATACACATCAAAGCAGAAATGA